Proteins from a genomic interval of Mycobacteriales bacterium:
- a CDS encoding tyrosine-type recombinase/integrase, translating to MASVNRRAEGGGYQVRFRDPAGIQRAKTFRRKGDADRFATTLEADKLRGAYVDPTAGRIKLRDFAEQWLAAQTFDESTRIATELRLRLHVSPHLGDRAINAIKPSDVQAWLRLLQQRLAPRYVRVVHANLSALFNAAIDDDRLAKNPCSAASVRLPALDDGRVRPWSVEQVRAVKAALPARYRLIVTLAAGCGLRQGELFGLAEEDVDLKEGVLHVRRQVKILGPHQVYAPPKGRKTREVPLPETVALEVSAYLQDYPARTAGLPWQLVDGPERHVALLLTSRESKPLNRNYVNRRIWKPALLAAGLPTSRENGMHALRHFYASVLLDEGESVRAVASYLGHADPGFTLRVYTHLMPASEERTKRAIDRVLG from the coding sequence ATGGCCAGCGTCAACCGTCGCGCTGAGGGAGGCGGCTACCAGGTCCGCTTCCGCGACCCCGCCGGGATCCAGCGCGCGAAGACCTTCCGCCGCAAGGGTGACGCTGATCGGTTCGCGACCACCCTCGAAGCCGACAAGCTCCGCGGCGCCTACGTCGACCCGACCGCAGGGCGCATCAAGCTGCGGGACTTCGCAGAGCAGTGGCTCGCTGCCCAGACCTTCGACGAATCCACCCGCATCGCCACCGAGCTGCGCCTGCGCCTGCACGTGTCACCGCACCTGGGGGACCGTGCGATCAACGCAATCAAGCCGTCCGACGTGCAGGCCTGGCTGCGGCTGCTCCAACAACGGCTCGCGCCGCGCTACGTCCGCGTCGTGCACGCGAACCTCTCTGCGCTGTTCAACGCGGCCATCGACGACGACCGGCTCGCGAAGAACCCCTGCAGCGCAGCGTCTGTGCGGCTGCCGGCCCTCGATGACGGCCGGGTGCGACCGTGGTCCGTCGAGCAGGTGCGCGCCGTCAAGGCCGCCCTACCTGCGAGGTACCGCCTCATCGTCACCCTCGCTGCCGGCTGCGGCCTGCGCCAGGGCGAGCTGTTCGGGCTGGCCGAGGAGGACGTGGACCTCAAGGAAGGCGTCCTGCACGTCCGCCGGCAGGTCAAGATCCTCGGACCGCACCAGGTGTACGCGCCGCCGAAGGGCCGCAAGACCCGGGAGGTGCCGCTGCCGGAGACCGTCGCCCTCGAAGTGTCGGCCTACCTTCAGGACTACCCCGCACGGACGGCCGGCCTGCCCTGGCAGCTCGTCGACGGACCGGAGCGTCATGTGGCCCTGCTGCTCACGTCCCGGGAGTCCAAGCCGCTCAACCGCAACTACGTCAACCGCCGGATCTGGAAGCCGGCGCTTCTGGCGGCGGGGCTGCCCACCAGCCGGGAGAACGGCATGCATGCGCTGCGCCACTTCTACGCCAGCGTGCTGCTTGACGAGGGCGAGAGCGTGCGAGCCGTCGCGAGCTACCTCGGCCACGCCGACCCCGGCTTCACCCTGCGCGTCTACACCCACCTGATGCCCGCCAGCGAGGAGCGCACCAAGCGGGCTATCGACCGCGTCCTGGGCTGA